The Alnus glutinosa chromosome 7, dhAlnGlut1.1, whole genome shotgun sequence genome includes a region encoding these proteins:
- the LOC133873435 gene encoding receptor-like protein 6, whose amino-acid sequence MCLLSISFIISAVSGKCLDNQQSLLLKLKNSLVFDTASSTKLVHWNKYVDCCSWKGVSCNEGRVIGLDLTKESISAGLDNSSSLFRLLYLQNLSLAYNNFDNSEIPSEFDKLSNLIYLNLSNVGFAGQIPIAISRLTRLVTLDLSTSYPFPPALKLENPNLNMLVQNLSELMELYLDLVNISAQGYEWCEALSSSLPNLRVLSMSGCYLSGPLNSSLLNLHSLSVIRLDNNNFSGPVPEFFVDFKNLTSLCFSSSGLNGKFPEKIFQIPTLQKLDLTDNELLQGSLPEFPLNGSLKTLLLRYTRFAGTLPSSVGNLKMLSLIDLAGCNFSGEIPNSMANLTQLRNLDMSLNSFNGSIPSFSMSKNLIQIVLSKNNLTGQIASTQWEELLNLVTLDLSYNSLEGSIPVSLFSLPSLQELVLRNNRFSGSLNEFSNVSSYLLETFDLSYNNLKGPIPMFIFELRGLKRLLLSSNNFSGSLQLNRIQQLGNLWEMSLSHNNLLIEYTGHGSSLSSFPQIITLSLASNKLKTFPDFLRNQSKLRDLDLSDNQIIGEIPNWIWKLPNLYTLNLSYNNLVTLDLPLLHISSLSVLDLHSNQLQGQLLVVPPYATYLDFSMNNFSFIIPVDIGNSLTSAYFFSLSSNKLHGSIPGSICSATNLIVLDLSNNFLSDTIPECLIAMSDTREAISGMEDLTLGVLNLRSNNLTGSISDVFPSNCGLQTLDLNENQIEGKLPKSLANCKKLEVLDIGNNYIKDTFPCYLKNIIMLRVLVLRSNEFYGPVGCPGPNATWPKLQIIDLASNNFTGRLPTKYFSNWRAMVADVNNAQSELIHHKFEALFVNVYYQDAVTVIGKGQPMELVKILTIFISLDFSCNNFEGPILEELGELKSLHILNLSHNAFTGQIPESLGKLTYLESLDLSSNELTGEIPVQLANGLIFLSVLNLSFNRLVGKIPQIKQFATFPETSYEGNIGLCGFPMKKKCTHEEPRSSPSTYEDTHSNSGSAIDWNFLSAELGFVFGFGIVVGPLMFWKRWRICYYKLVDDIFFKMFPQLYIRIENYQRQARKKQGRRAYRNQGRRH is encoded by the coding sequence ATGTGCTTACTTTCCATCAGCTTTATTATCTCTGCTGTGTCCGGCAAATGTCTTGACAATCAGCAATCCTTGTTGCTCAAACTGAAGAATAGCCTCGTATTTGACACTGCTTCATCCACAAAACTGGTGCACTGGAATAAATATGTCGATTGCTGTTCATGGAAAGGTGTATCATGCAACGAGGGACGTGTTATCGGTCTCGACCTGACCAAAGAATCCATTTCGGCTGGACTTGACAATTCAAGCAGCCTTTTTAGGCTTCTGTATCTCCAGAATTTGAGTTTGGCTTATAACAACTTTGATAATTCTGAGATTCCATCGGAGTTTGACAAGTTGTcgaatttgatttatttaaacctTTCAAATGTTGGCTTTGCAGGACAGATTCCAATTGCAATTTCGCGTTTGACAAGGTTGGTTACTCTTGATTTATCTACCAGTTACCCCTTCCCTCCTGCACTGAAACTTGAGAATCCAAATCTAAATATGCTTGTTCAAAACCTTTCAGAGCTTATGGAACTTTATCTTGATTTGGTAAACATATCAGCTCAAGGGTATGAGTGGTGTGAGGCCTTATCATCTTCACTACCAAATCTAAGAGTGTTGAGCATGTCAGGTTGTTATCTTTCAGGGCCTCTTAATTCCTCCTTACTGAATCTCCACTCTCTCTCAGTTATTCGTTTGGATAATAACAATTTTTCTGGTCCAGTCCCAGAGTTTTTTGTAGATTTCAAAAATTTGACATCCTTGTGTTTCTCTTCTTCTGGGTTAAATGGAAAATTTCCAGAAAAGATTTTCCAAATTCCCACCCTACAAAAGCTTGACTTAACAGATAATGAACTACTTCAAGGTTCTTTGCCAGAATTTCCTCTAAATGGATCTCTTAAAACCCTGTTGCTGAGATACACAAGGTTTGCGGGGACATTGCCATCTTCTGTTGGTAACCTTAAAATGTTATCCCTAATAGATCTTGCAGGTTGCAATTTCAGTGGAGAAATCCCAAACTCAATGGCAAACCTTACCCAATTACGTAATTTGGACATGTCACTCAATAGTTTCAATGGGTCAATTCCGTCATTCAGCATGAGTAAGAATTTGATCCAAATAGTCCTTTCTAAGAATAATTTGACAGGTCAGATTGCTTCTACTCAGTGGGAAGAACTTTTGAATTTGGTGACTCTTGACTTGAGTTATAATTCACTGGAAGGGAGCATTCCAGTTTCTCTATTTTCCCTTCCATCATTGCAGGAACTAGTACTTCGCAACAACCGATTTTCTGGTTCACTCAATGAATTTTCAAATGTTTCTTCTTATCTACTGGAAACCTTTGATTTGAGTTACAACAACTTGAAAGGGCCAATACCCATGTTTATCTTTGAGCTCCGAGGTCTTAAGAGACTCTTACTTTCTTCGAACAACTTTAGCGGCTCCTTGCAACTTAACAGGATTCAGCAGTTGGGAAATCTTTGGGAGATGTCTCTTTCGCACAACAACTTGTTGATTGAATATACTGGACATGGTTCTTCATTGTCCTCCTTTCCCCAAATTATCACATTAAGCTTGGCTTCTAACAAATTGAAAACATTTCCTGATTTCTTGAGAAACCAATCCAAATTAAGAGATCTTGACCTTTCAGACAACCAAATTATCGGAGAGATACCCAATTGGATTTGGAAGCTTCCTAATCTTTATACATTGAATCTCTCTTATAACAACCTAGTGACTTTGGATTTGCCTCTACTACATATATCTTCTTTGAGTGTCCTGGACCTTCACTCCAACCAACTTCAGGGGCAACTCTTGGTTGTACCACCGTATGCCACATACTTGGATTTCTCGATGAATAATTTCAGCTTTATCATACCAGTTGACATTGGCAACTCCCTTACTTCTGCttatttcttctctctttcaaGCAATAAGTTACATGGGAGTATCCCTGGATCAATATGCAGTGCTACAAATCTTATTGTTTTAGATTTGTCTAACAATTTCTTGAGTGACACGATTCCCGAATGCTTAATTGCGATGAGTGACACTCGAGAGGCAATATCAGGGATGGAGGATCTAACTCTAGGGGTGCTGAATTTGAGGAGCAACAATCTCACTGGCTCAATTTCTGATGTGTTCCCAAGCAATTGTGGTTTACAAACTTTAGATCTCAATGAAAACCAAATAGAAGGAAAGTTGCCAAAATCTTTGGCCAACTGCAAAAAGTTGGAGGTCTTGGACATTGGGAACAACTACATTAAGGATACCTTCCCATGTTACTTGAAGAACATAATCATGTTGCGTGTCCTTGTTTTGCGATCTAATGAGTTTTATGGGCCAGTTGGTTGTCCAGGGCCTAATGCCACTTGGCCAAAGCTTCAAATTATAGACCTAGCTTCAAACAATTTTACTGGTAGGCTTCCAACAAAATACTTTTCTAACTGGAGGGCAATGGTGGCTGATGTAAATAACGCTCAGTCTGAGCTTATTCACCACAAATTTGAAGCTTTATTTGTGAATGTTTATTATCAAGATGCTGTAACAGTTATCGGCAAAGGTCAACCGATGGAGCTGGTGAAGATTTTAACTATCTTTATCTCCCTTGACTTTTCATGCAACAATTTTGAGGGGCCAATACTTGAAGAATTAGGAGAACTCAAATCCCTACATATCCTTAACTTGTCTCATAATGCTTTCACAGGCCAAATCCCAGAGTCTCTAGGAAAGTTGACTTATCTTGAGTCATTAGACTTGTCAAGCAACGAGCTTACTGGCGAGATTCCTGTCCAACTTGCAAACGGTCTTATTTTCCTATCAGTCCTTAACCTTTCGTTCAATCGATTGGTGGGAAAGATTCCACAAATCAAGCAATTTGCTACATTCCCGGAAACTTCCTATGAAGGGAACATAGGATTATGTGGCTttcctatgaaaaaaaaatgtacacatGAAGAGCCGAGATCATCACCTTCAACATATGAAGACACTCATTCGAATTCTGGGAGTGCAATTGACTGGAACTTCTTAAGTGCTGAATTGGGATTTGTTTTTGGCTTTGGGATTGTTGTTGGACCTCTTATGTTT